In Gossypium raimondii isolate GPD5lz chromosome 12, ASM2569854v1, whole genome shotgun sequence, a single window of DNA contains:
- the LOC105764122 gene encoding uncharacterized protein OsI_027940, translated as MSRHPEVKWAQRTDKVFITVLLPDSKNAKVNLEPEGVFNFSATAGTDNNTYELKLDLFDKVNVEESKINIGVRSIFCILEKAEKVWWKKLLRGDGKAPHYVKVDWDKWVDEDEDKGLGDLDLGGMDFSNFGGMGGMGDMMGGMGGMGGMGGMGDMMGGMGGMGGMDEFEDSDDEGQEVTKPDDKAEGDAKPEEHGIGSSEKKEAEPST; from the exons ATGAG TCGTCATCCTGAGGTGAAATGGGCACAAAGAACCGATAAGGTTTTCATTACGGTGCTATTACCTGATTCAAAGAATGCAAAAGTTAACCTTGAGCCGGAAGGAGTGTTTAATTTCTCTGCTACTGCTGGAACTGACAATAACACATATGAGTTGAAGTTGGATCTTTTTGATAAGGTCAACGTGGAG gAAAGCAAAATTAATATCGGAGTTAGGAGCATATTCTGCATCTTGGAGAAGGCTGAAAAAGTGTGGTGGAAAAAATTATTGCGCGGGGATGGCAAAGCCCCCCATTACGTCAAAGTGGACTGGGACAAATGGGTGgatgaagatgaagacaagG GTCTTGGTGATCTTGACTTAGGAGGAATGGACTTCTCG AACTTCGGGGGAATGGGCGGCATGGGCGACATGATGGGCGGCATGGGCGGCATGGGCGGCATGGGCGGCATGGGTGACATGATGGGTGGCATGGGCGGCATGGGTGGCATGGATGAATTTGAGGACAGTGATGATGAAG GGCAAGAAGTGACAAAGCCAGATGACAAGGCCGAAGGAGATGCAAAGCCTGAGGAGCATGGCATCGGATCTTCAGAGAAAAAGGAGGCTGAACCGAGCACATGA
- the LOC105762469 gene encoding uncharacterized protein LOC105762469, translated as MRSLLFRHVMKQKRMKKIKSKTYHRLKNKDKLKVESAEMLMDPEAAKEQARKQEFKRDEERMTLKHKNKSKWARHILEGGLNAQDEGTRAAMAEQLHRHALLTRKIDTVKDSSSDDNDEGSNEDRASELLGKAKDKTLKVLEDDEELPNSGLFSFYVVQRLNSYIPVYRY; from the exons ATGCGCAGCCTTCTTTTCCGCCATGTAATGAAGCAGAAGCGCATGAAAAAGATCAAGTCCAAAACCTATCACCGCTTAAAGAATAAGGATAAACTGAAAGTGGAATCTGCAGAAATGCTGATGGATCCAGAGGCAGCCAAAGAGCAGGCTAGGAAGCAAGAGTTCAAACGGGATGAG GAGCGAATGACTTTGAAGCACAAAAATAAGTCAAAGTGGGCAAGGCATATTTTGGAAGGAGGTTTGAATGCCCAGGATGAAGGTACTCGAGCGGCTATGGCTGAACAGCTACACCGACATGCTCTTTTGACAAGAAAAATTGACACTGTTAAGGACAGTAGTAGTGACGACAATGATGAGGGTTCAAACGAGGATAGGGCATCGGAGTTGCTAGGAAAAGCAAAAGACAAAACGCTGAAAGTATTAGAAGACGATGAAGAATTGCCTAATTCTggacttttttccttttatgttgTTCAGCGTTTAAACTCATATATTCCTGTATATCGATATTAA